TCTCTCTTGAAATCTGGAGCATTAGACAGAGCCACTTACCGATAGCCGGGATACAAGGATACCAATAACAGAATTGCTAGGCCAGACCGCTATAATAACCCGACAATGTTGAGAGGTGCCACAAACGTGGGTGTTATAATATCGACATTGATCCGTAGCTCGTTATATACAATAGCATTAGTTATCAACATAGCAGCTTCCGTAACCATAGTTAGAAAACTAGACATTAGAGACTATGCACTATATCAAACTATTATGAAACGCGTTGTATCCTATGGTGCCTTATTACCAGGACTCTACGGGCTTTGGCTATATAGGTACACAGTAAAAGGCGTTAGAGGAGCTGCTGCAGCAGGCCTTTTGCTTTCAACTGTTGCCGGATTAATCACAGCGATAATTGGTAATATCGTTGCAACTAGCCTAGGTGCTTACCCCCTTACGGCAATCCTCGCTGGTTTTGCTGCAAGCCTTGCAGTTGCATGGACTGGTATACGGTGGATTATTGATGCTGTTCAGCCTGTCCGCGTTGCCGTGGCTGTTCTTGTTCAAAGAATACTTTATAGCATATTAATAGTGGTTCTCATTTACCATATGAGACTTGGTGTTGATGGAGCTTTTGTTGCAATGCTAATCTCCTATCTTAGTGCAATTATACTTGTACTCTTCTGGCTTCGAAGCCGAGGTATAGTAGAGTGGCCCGGTCTACGTTACGTAGCCAATATACTTACAGAATGGCTGCGTAAAATTTATGTAACAGCACTGAGCAGTATTGCCACAATCATACAAGCGCTAGACGTTGCCATAGTATATGCTTTTTCTAATGTTGATGTGGTAGCAGCATTTTTTGCTATAATGAATATATTTTTGCTAATAACGGAGGCAGCATGGAGTGGTTTTACATACTTACATGGCTTTGTACTCTCCACAAATGACTACGAGTCGGCCATTAATGTAATACGTATAACAACTCTATTAGCATCACCATTCGTTATATATATTGCAATATATCCATTACATTTAGTATACTTACTGAATCCTAAATATTCTTGGGCGTCTATTATAGCTCCAATAACAGCTATTAGTTCGCTAGCGCTTATAGCTAATGGTGGCCTTCAAAATCTCCTTGCAGGCCTCATAAGAGATACACGAGGCTCAGAACGGAAACTTGCCCGCCTTTACTCTATAGACGTTTTTGCATCAATGATCTACTTGATATTGCTCACCATAGGACTGTGGCTCTCGGATACAAGACAAGCTGATATCATTTCATGGGCCTTAGCATATCTTGGGTATAGTGTAATATTTTTATTCTTTCTCCTAATCTATATGAGGAATTATGTGAAGAATAAGTTTCTCTATAGTAGTTTAGTTAGCAGTTTAGTTTGGGGCTTGTTTTTATATCCGGGAATAGCCATTCTAACTGCTTTAATGTTTCCTCCGCTTAATGCCCCGTTACCTAGATTCTGGGATACTGTGGAGGCCATAACGCCTTCGATTATAGCTGCTGCTTTGACGTATAGTGGCCTAGTTTTACTTATAGACAAGTGGGCACGTGAACTCTTTAGAACTGTGCTCAAAAAAGCATTATAATTAATCTCATCCAATTAAGTTGAGCCACATGTTTAGCAAAAACGTCATTATTTTCACAAAATTATAGGGTTACATTTAATACTACCTAACTACTAGCTATAATACGAACCTATATACTCTTTGGATCAACATACGATAAATTGTTTGTAGATAGATATAATGAATTTTGGTGTTACATGGTAAATGATATTACTGTTGTAGGACTGAGATTGATAATTCTGTACAGCAAGCATATAGCGATATGAAATTCAACCTATTAATGAATCATCGTATATGTTAGTTTTTAAAGAATATAATACCTATATAGGACAACATTTCACTCATGCAACTATGGAGGCCACCAATCTATAGTAGGGGCTAAAATCGTGTGCTGGTCTGGAGGCGTTATATCGTAGGAGCTTCTTTGGGTGTGCGGGTTATGGGTTCTGGGAAGGTTGTTGTCCTGGTTACTGGCTCCGGGTCCTCCGCTACTCCTAGCACCTTGTACTCGCTGCGGCGCAACCCTGAGGGGCGTCGTGTCCGGGTGGTGTGCACGGATATCCGGGACGGGGTTGCTGCCCGGTTTATGTGCGACGCTTTCTACCGGGTGCCCCGCGCCGGCGACCCCGGCTTCGTCGACGCTGTGCTGGAGATCGCGGGGAGGGAGGGCGTGGCTGTGGTGCTGCCGCAGGCTCCGGCGGAGCTGCCGGTGCTGGCGGCTGCGCGGGAGAGGCTGAGACGCGAGGGCGTTGCTGTGGCTGTGTCGAGGCCGAAGGCTGTGGCTACTGCGCTGGACAAGTACCGTATGCTCCGGGCGGCGGAGGGGCTTGGAGTGCCAGTGCCCAGGGTGTTCCTGGTGCACGACTGGGACGGGCTGGTGGGGGCTGCGGAGGAGCTCGGGTACCCGGATGAGCCCTTCGTTGTGCGTGTGGGTAGTGGGGATGGGATGAGGGGGTTCCGTGTCGTCGTGCCGCCTGGGCGTGCCCGGGAGTGGTTCCGGGGGGAGAGGCCTGGCGGGGCGCCGTGGACTACTCTCTCCGGGCTCAGGGAGATACTGGGCGGGGGGCGGTTCGAGGAGCCGGTGATGGTGGCGGAGTACCTGCCTGGCGTGGAGTACACTGTCGACGTGCTGGCGGGGGACGCCGGGAACGGGTACCGGGTGTACGCGGTTGTGCCGCGGCGCCGCCTCGAGATGCGGATCAGCATGACCTGGGTGGGGGTGGTCGAGGAGAGGAGGGACGTGATGGAGTACAGCGCTAGGCTCGCGGAGGGCCTGGGGCTCGAGTACGCGTTCGGCTTCCAGTTCCGGCTGGGCCGCGACGGGGTGCCCCGGCTGCTGGAGTGCAACCCCCGGATACAGAGCACGATGATAGCCTCCACCTTCGCGGGCGCCAACGTGGTCTGGGGCGCGGTGAAGCTCGCCCTAGGCGAGGAGCCCGGCCCCTACAGGGTGAGGTGGGGCACGCTGCTCCTCCGCTACTGGGGCGCCCTGGGCGTCCACCGGGGCGAGCTGGTAGCCAGCGACTGGGCCCTACACGCCGAGCAGCAGCAGTAGGGGCCCCCGGGGGCGTGCCCTGCGTCGTGTACACCGGGTCCTCCTCGAGAGGCCCGGGCCTCGGGGCTGACAGCCCGGTTCCCCCGAGCCCCTGGGTGTAGCGCTGGCCGCCGGGGCGCTGCGCAGCGGCTGCCCTGGGCCTCTTCGACGTTGTGCTGGAGGCTGCGGGGGTGCCGGCGCTGTGTTGGTGTAGGCTCCTGTTGGGCTGCGGGTGTCCGCAGTTGTGCTGGGCGGTTACTGGATGCCCTGTTGCGGAGGGCTCGGGGGCCTGCTGCTCAACGGTGTTCCCGGGGGCTGTGCGCAGGTTCATGCCCGGGTACCTGGTGTATGGGGGTGAGGGCTCTGCATCGTCTCGGTCATGTAGTGTGG
The window above is part of the Pyrodictium abyssi genome. Proteins encoded here:
- a CDS encoding ATP-grasp domain-containing protein: MGSGKVVVLVTGSGSSATPSTLYSLRRNPEGRRVRVVCTDIRDGVAARFMCDAFYRVPRAGDPGFVDAVLEIAGREGVAVVLPQAPAELPVLAAARERLRREGVAVAVSRPKAVATALDKYRMLRAAEGLGVPVPRVFLVHDWDGLVGAAEELGYPDEPFVVRVGSGDGMRGFRVVVPPGRAREWFRGERPGGAPWTTLSGLREILGGGRFEEPVMVAEYLPGVEYTVDVLAGDAGNGYRVYAVVPRRRLEMRISMTWVGVVEERRDVMEYSARLAEGLGLEYAFGFQFRLGRDGVPRLLECNPRIQSTMIASTFAGANVVWGAVKLALGEEPGPYRVRWGTLLLRYWGALGVHRGELVASDWALHAEQQQ